A single window of Apium graveolens cultivar Ventura unplaced genomic scaffold, ASM990537v1 ctg7920, whole genome shotgun sequence DNA harbors:
- the LOC141704488 gene encoding uncharacterized protein LOC141704488, which yields MANDNRFLVDMVGIMKNKSPIVQSSKNDQNEYHLKFEIVDGGQTTKVTLFDKFALEVDQRFSKATGRDVIVIISCARVTRYDENNFVLPQWAGEPQLTNYPATRIYIEPDHYCGTRISASFRWGDEMETPVMTVMQIKSLQLKDIEEQVNCEIVVTKVVNRNKWYTIFCSNCTTKIAIIAGIIKCPDCKRLIPYPRRSFNIKTECSDGSGSIEVMFSDEDVCRIIGKKVDDIYCPQAEAKGEQFFPDILNQLVRQKYVITLSITKHNIENSSTVYDATNVGECIESIGNTTHSHRDSIMEPMSISKVNILTFVDIELQPYNILIADVSKFRGQ from the exons ATGGCTAACGACAATCGTTTTTTAGTAG ACATGGTGGGCATCATGAAAAATAAAAGCCCCATTGTTCAGAGTAGTAAGAATGATCAGAACGAGTACCATCTAAAGTTTGAAATTGTTGATGGCGG GCAAACAACAAAGGTGACACTGTTTGATAAATTTGCTTTGGAAGTTGATCAGCGCTTTTCTAAGGCGACTGGAAGAGATGTCATAGTAATTATTTCATGTGCTAGGGTCACACGATATGATG AAAATAATTTTGTTCTTCCACAATGGGCAGGTGAACCGCAACTCACAAATTACCCCGCTACAAGGATCTACATTGAACCTGATCACTACTGT GGTACAAGAATCTCTGCATCTTTCAGATGGGGTGATGAAATGGAAACTCCTGTGATGACCGTGATGCAGATAAAATCCTTACAATTGAAGGATATTGAG GAACAAGTGAACTGTGAGATTGTGGTTACAAAGGTGGTGAATAGGAATAAATGGTACACAATTTTTTGTTCGAATTGCACAACTAAAATAGCAATCATTGCTGGAATCATTAAATGCCCTGACTGCAAACGGTTGATTCCTTACCCCAGGCGAAG CTTCAATATCAAAACAGAGTGCTCAGATGGGAGTGGTTCAATTGAAGTTATGTTTAGCGATGAGGACGTATGTAGAATTATAGGCAAGAAAGTTGATGATATTTACTGCCCACAAGCTGAG GCGAAAGGAGAACAATTTTTTCCAGATATACTGAATCAGTTGGTCAGGCAGAAATATGTAATCACATTATCTATCACTAAACATAACATTGAGAACTCTTCAACTGTCTATGATGCAACTAATGTGGGTGAATGCATTGAATCAATTGGTAATACGACTCATTCTCACCGAGATAGCATCATGGAACCTATGTCAATTTCAAAGGTAAATATCCTAACTTTCGTGGATATTGAACTACAACCGTATAACATTTTAATAGCTGATGTGTCCAAATTTAGGGGTCAG